The Pseudomonas sp. TH06 genome has a window encoding:
- a CDS encoding DUF4225 domain-containing protein yields MKPLSESCTPGSCDYWMVSAAAGKLGNQASTLGVRHIKDGMLRLQFNREIAYYAKSIVDDVAQGKKTPEQGFQELKNEQSSLLSQSWEIAKKGAGAIAGAMQVITGGGICYASAGTLCLVAGVPMMAHGANNIYENGRNLLEDRTDTEGPVRKGYQAIAKSVGYEAREGNLAYSTADLGLSVYGLSRYILKPDAWRLFRYVRTDYVRSYKGMGVSAWGLEIHTDFQTGKQIYQESAK; encoded by the coding sequence ATGAAACCACTGAGCGAGAGTTGCACGCCTGGTAGTTGTGACTACTGGATGGTCAGTGCCGCCGCTGGAAAACTTGGAAACCAAGCCAGCACATTAGGTGTTAGACACATCAAAGACGGCATGCTGCGCTTGCAGTTCAACCGCGAAATCGCCTATTACGCCAAAAGCATTGTAGATGACGTTGCTCAGGGCAAAAAAACTCCTGAACAGGGTTTTCAGGAACTGAAGAACGAACAAAGTAGTTTGCTTAGTCAGTCATGGGAAATAGCCAAAAAAGGTGCCGGCGCTATCGCGGGTGCAATGCAGGTTATAACGGGCGGGGGGATATGCTATGCCTCAGCAGGTACGCTGTGTCTCGTGGCTGGAGTGCCAATGATGGCCCATGGAGCAAATAACATTTATGAAAACGGACGCAATCTTCTAGAGGATCGAACTGATACAGAAGGTCCTGTCAGGAAGGGTTATCAAGCCATAGCAAAATCGGTGGGATATGAAGCGCGTGAAGGAAATTTAGCCTACAGTACCGCTGACTTAGGCCTGTCTGTCTATGGCCTGAGTCGATACATATTAAAGCCCGATGCCTGGCGCTTGTTTAGATATGTCAGAACAGACTATGTACGATCTTATAAAGGAATGGGCGTTAGCGCATGGGGGCTTGAAATACATACCGACTTCCAAACAGGAAAACAGATCTACCAAGAGAGCGCGAAATGA
- a CDS encoding Hcp family type VI secretion system effector, giving the protein MANHGYMTITGKAQGLISAGCSTQDSIGNKCQSGHTDEIMVLSYSHNMVNIGNINKPTHNPIIITKNVDKSSPLLAQALSTREKIDCTISFYRVSPSGMQERFYSVSINGGVIADLTLEMPHSILQNDAEPQEHIAIRYRDITWTHHAAGTSGYGTWGNNE; this is encoded by the coding sequence ATGGCTAACCATGGTTACATGACCATCACCGGCAAGGCTCAAGGATTGATTTCGGCGGGTTGTTCAACCCAGGATTCTATTGGCAACAAGTGTCAGTCCGGGCATACCGACGAAATTATGGTGCTGTCTTACTCCCATAACATGGTCAACATTGGAAATATCAATAAGCCAACACATAATCCAATTATCATCACCAAAAATGTTGATAAATCCTCGCCACTCCTCGCCCAAGCACTCTCAACTAGAGAAAAAATAGACTGCACAATTAGCTTTTATCGAGTCTCTCCTTCCGGCATGCAGGAAAGATTCTATTCAGTTTCGATCAATGGCGGGGTTATTGCTGACCTGACACTTGAAATGCCTCATTCCATTTTGCAGAACGATGCCGAACCGCAAGAACATATAGCCATCCGTTACCGAGATATAACTTGGACCCACCATGCTGCTGGCACTAGCGGATATGGCACATGGGGAAATAACGAATGA
- the mvaD gene encoding diphosphomevalonate decarboxylase: MKRISVSSPANIALIKYWGMRDVQNTEPNNASLSMTLNRCVSRCTLATLQRGVSDEILWQVSSGALVPADPTLRQGIERHLQTLREHFDHWQPLRIATTNSFPTGAGIASSAAGFSALTVAFAVHCGHSPQHPDLSDLARRSGSGSAARSVLGGFVQWPCDALLLSGPARQIAPAHHWPLRDLIAVVDPRPKTVSSRQGHLAAASSPFYSTRLDRLPERLDNLRRAILERDFDTLADLVEREAVELHMIAMTSQPPIFYWQPATLAILARVRQLRSEGLEVCATIDAGPNVHVLCTAQDSPGIFAELRKLHGIERWILDQAGDGPRQLHEHLF, translated from the coding sequence ATGAAGCGCATCAGTGTCTCGTCCCCCGCCAACATCGCGCTGATCAAGTACTGGGGCATGCGCGACGTACAAAACACGGAGCCCAACAATGCCTCCCTTTCAATGACCCTGAACCGCTGCGTCAGCCGCTGCACCCTGGCGACCCTGCAACGCGGTGTGAGCGATGAAATACTCTGGCAAGTCTCCAGCGGCGCATTGGTACCGGCTGACCCGACACTGCGCCAAGGTATCGAGCGCCATCTGCAAACGCTGCGGGAACACTTCGACCACTGGCAACCCTTGCGCATCGCCACGACCAACAGCTTCCCCACCGGCGCAGGCATCGCCTCCTCGGCGGCGGGGTTCAGTGCACTGACGGTAGCCTTCGCCGTGCACTGCGGGCACTCGCCGCAGCACCCCGACCTCAGTGATCTGGCACGTCGCTCCGGCTCCGGCTCGGCGGCACGCTCAGTGCTCGGCGGCTTCGTGCAATGGCCGTGCGATGCTCTGCTGCTGTCAGGCCCCGCGCGACAAATCGCCCCGGCCCACCATTGGCCGCTGCGCGACCTGATCGCCGTGGTCGACCCTCGCCCCAAAACTGTCAGCTCCCGCCAGGGCCACCTCGCCGCTGCAAGCAGCCCCTTCTATTCGACCCGTCTGGATCGGCTCCCGGAGCGCCTGGACAACCTGCGTCGGGCCATCCTCGAACGCGACTTCGACACCTTGGCCGATCTCGTCGAGCGCGAAGCCGTGGAACTGCACATGATCGCCATGACCTCGCAACCGCCAATTTTCTACTGGCAACCCGCGACCCTGGCGATCCTCGCACGGGTACGCCAACTGCGCAGCGAAGGCCTGGAGGTTTGCGCCACCATCGACGCCGGTCCCAACGTCCACGTACTGTGCACCGCGCAAGATAGCCCCGGAATATTCGCCGAACTACGCAAACTGCACGGCATCGAACGCTGGATCCTCGACCAAGCGGGCGACGGCCCGAGGCAATTGCATGAACATCTGTTTTGA